A window of the Phaseolus vulgaris cultivar G19833 chromosome 5, P. vulgaris v2.0, whole genome shotgun sequence genome harbors these coding sequences:
- the LOC137834272 gene encoding uncharacterized protein: MDIGLNKRSNVVSWEDLKLCMRARFVLPHYRKELLLKLQRLQQGTKSVDDYFKELEMTLTKIDMHESEQSKMARFVSRLRREIQYVVKLYEYSSLEKLVHLAIKVETQLSKKNHFKNSHNDGYYQSSWKTKNKTFSKNFPSNVEKDSTYNPRNSNPSTSTPNSPTKISSRKCFKCLGFGHIVSNCPSKRNKMVKEGVVMSDHSSQRSRSPNHSRSPSEEESENPCEEDLLVVRHMLGQVLKPFYESQRENIFHTRCLINNKLFSLIVDEGSCANVANTKVVDKLKLSTISYAKPYKLQWLSKEGEIIVNKQVLIAFSIGKYKDEVLCDVVPMEATHILLGRPWQYDMKTLHDGVTNKISITFHGHKVTLKSLSPKEVHEDQLKMKNKRENEEENERKDKPSHKISSSTTKLIMLTCAMLPTTPPRCPSSLSFSLPNKSNYLTSWTKKLWDEHQIPPKGSHLLRGFLSPCSSIPKSSFPTWLVRNAYPFELPKLKEHKFVSHPTPCTILYVNKLTMLSSRVLNSRSNSLKPGGHDANQANEEMTKDAHYEKSSQ; this comes from the coding sequence atggacattggactTAACAAGAGGTCAAATGTGGTCTCTTGGGAGGATTTAAAGTTATgcatgcgcgctaggtttgttcTTCCTCactataggaaggaactcttgttgaagctccaacggcttcaACAAGGAACAAAAAGTGttgatgattattttaaagagCTTGAAATGACTTTAACTAAAATtgacatgcatgaaagtgagCAATCTAAAATGGCTAGATTTGTAAGTAGACTAAGAAGGGAAATCCAATATGTGGTGAAACTTTATGAGTATTCAtctttagaaaaattggttcacctcgccatcaaggttgaaacccaactttcaaagaaaaaccatttcaaaaactctcataatgatggctactACCAATCATCTTggaaaaccaaaaacaaaactttTTCCAAAAATTTTCCTTCAAATGTTGAGAAAGATTCCACTTACAACCCTAGAAATTCTAATCCCTCCACTTCAACACCTAACTCACCTACTAAAATCTCAAGTagaaagtgttttaaatgtttaggttttggacACATTGTATCTAATTGTCCTTCAAAAAGAAACAAGATGGTTAAAGAAGGGGTTGTCATGAGTGACCATAGCTCCCAAAGGTCTAGGTCCCCTAACCATTCTAGATCGCCAAGTGAGGAAGAAAGTGAGAATCCATGTGAAGAAGACTTATTAGTAGTGAGGCACATGTTAGgtcaagttttaaaacctttttatgaaagtcaaagggaaaacatTTTCCACACTAGGTGCCTCATTAATAATAAGTTGTTCTCCTTAATTGTGGATGAAgggagttgtgcaaatgtggcaaaCACAaaagtggtagacaaacttaaGTTATCAACCATCTCTTATGCAAAGCCCTATAAACTTCAATGGTTAAGTAAAGAGGGGGAGATCATAGTGAATAAGCAAGTCCTCATAGCcttttctattggtaaatataaggatgaggtcttgtgtgatgttgtccctatggaagctactcatattcttttaggtaggccatggcaatatGATATGAAAACCCTTCATGATGGCGTTACCAACAAAATCTCTATCACCTTCCATGGGCATAAGGTCACACTAAAATCTCTCTCACCAaaagaagtccatgaggaccaacttaaaatgaaaaacaaaagagaaaatgaagaagagaacgaaagaaaagataaaccgAGTCACAAAATATCATCTTCCACAACTAAACTAATCATGTTGACTTGTGCCATGCTACCAACtacacctccaaggtgtccttcttctttgtctttttcattaccaaataaATCTAATTACTTGACATCTTGGACAAAGAAACTTTGGGATGAACATCAAATACCTCCTAAGGGTTCTCACCTTTTAAGAGGATTTTTATCACCATGCTCTTCCATCCCCAAATCTTCTTTTCCAACATGGCTTGTAAGAAACGCTTACCCTTTTGAACTACCCAAGCTTAAAGAACATAAGTTTGTTTCACATCCCACACCTTGCACTATCTtatatgtgaacaaactaactatgttatcttcaagagttctaaattcgaggtcgaattctctcaAACCTGGGGGGCATGATGCAAACCAAGCAAACgaggagatgaccaaggatgcacactatgagaagtcatctcaataa
- the LOC137835386 gene encoding probable serine/threonine-protein kinase PBL7, whose protein sequence is MDEDYGYRRKAKIALIAIIVLASLAVFALLVAFAYYCYILNKVSNRRKSLKKVEDANLNENSDFANLQVIAEKGLQVFTFKQLHSATGGFSKSNVIGHGGFGLVYRGVLNNGRKVAIKFMDQAGKQGEEEFKVEVELLRRLHSPYLLALLGYCSDSNHKLLVYEFMANGGLQEHLYPVSNSIITPVKLDWETRLRIALEAAKGLEYLHEHVSPPVIHRDFKSSNILLDKKFHAKVSDFGLAKLGPDRAGGHVSTRVLGTQGYVAPEYALTGHLTTKSDVYSYGVVLLELLTGRVPVDMKRPPGEGVLVSWALPLLTDREKVVKIMDLSLEGQYSMKEVVQVAAIAAMCVQPEADYRPLMADVVQSLVPLVKTQRSPSKVGSCSSFHSPKLSPGPTSS, encoded by the exons ATGGACGAAGATTACGGCTACAGAAGGAAGGCCAAGATTGCACTCATCGCCATTATTGTCCTCGCTTCCCTCGCCGTCTTTGCCTTGCTCGTTGCCTTTGCTTACTACTGCTACATCCTCAACAAGGTCTCCAACCGCCGCAAAAGCCTCAAAAAAG TTGAAGACGCTAACCTTAATGAGAATAGTGACTTTGCAAATCTGCAAGTTATTGCCGAGAAAGGACTTCAGGTGTTCACTTTCAAGCAGCTGCATTCTGCTACAGGGGGCTTTAGCAAGTCGAATGTCATTGGTCATGGTGGATTTGGACTTGTTTACCGAGGAGTGCTCAATAATGGCAGGAAAGTTGCAATTAAATTCATGGATCAGGCAGGAAAGCAAGGGGAAGAAGAATTTAAAGTAGAG GTGGAATTGCTAAGGCGGTTGCATTCACCATatctgctggcattgcttgggTACTGCTCTGATAGTAATCATAAATTGCTGGTGTATGAATTTATGGCAAATGGTGGACTGCAGGAACATCTTTATCCTGTTAGCA ATTCTATAATAACACCCGTAAAGTTGGATTGGGAAACTCGCTTAAGAATAGCACTTGAAGCTGCAAAGGGATTGGAATATCTTCATGAGCATGTCAGTCCCCCAGTTATTCACAGAGATTTTAAGAGCAGTAACATCCTCTTGGATAAGAAATTTCATGCCAAAGTTTCTGATTTTGGATTGGCAAAGCTTGGACCTGATAGAGCTGGTGGACATGTTTCAACTCGAGTTTTGGGCACCCAAGGATATGTTGCCCCTGA ATATGCACTAACAGGGCATTTGACCACAAAATCAGATGTGTACAGTTATGGTGTTGTACTTTTAGAGCTGCTCACTGGCCGAGTGCCAGTAGATATGAAGAGACCTCCAGGAGAAGGTGTTCTTGTTTCTTGG GCTCTGCCTCTTTTGACTGATAGAGAAAAGGTTGTCAAGATTATGGATCTTTCACTAGAAGGACAGTACTCTATGAAAGAGGTTGTGCAGGTGGCTGCAATTGCCGCAATGTGTGTGCAACCAGAGGCAGATTATCGTCCTCTCATGGCAGATGTTGTGCAGTCATTGGTTCCTCTGGTCAAGACTCAAAGGTCCCCTTCAAAGGTGGGAAGCTGCTCTAGTTTCCACTCCCCCAAGTTGTCCCCCGGCCCAACATCCAGTTAG